One bacterium genomic window, CCACGTGGATGGTGACGGGCACATTGGCCGAGAGACATTGCACGAGCAGAGAATTCGACGCGTGCGGCGCATTCTCTCTGACCAATGACTCGCCCAGCGCCTCACCCAAGCCAAGACCTTTCCGTTCCGCTTCCTCCACCGCGCGAGCATAGAACTCGCCGGTTTCACGCGCCATGCCGAATCGGCCGTCACGAAGCGTGTCGGCGACGTCTTCCGAGGTCTTGCCGAAGAGGGCGATTTCGCAGTCGTGTACGCTAAACGCTCCGTGGGAAGCGACGCAAGATATGTATCCCGCGCGCAGAAGTTCGATCAAGATCGGCGACAAGCCTACCTTCAGCGGATGGGCGCCGAGCATCCAAATGATCGGCTGTCGGGCGCGTGCAGAGTTCACGTGCGATACGAACTCGCGGAGTTCCTTCACGGCCAGAACGTCGGGAAGGGAATTCCAGAAAGCTCGAAAGGCCGACCCGCGCGGCACGGGCGCGGCGAAAACCCGATGTTCAACCTTGGATAATCGCTCGGCGATCGGGTAGGTCTTTACATTGCTCAAGTCTATCGTTTTGTATCGGGACATTCTGAAATCCCTCATTGAAAAGCGCGTGGCGGTTGGTACGATTCCATTTCGGCCGTGATGATCCCGAAGGAAACGCGCGACTCCATCTTGACCAGAAGGTGACGATCATCCGCCGTTACCCACACAAAGACCCGCGCCCCTTTCTCCTTTTTGAACAAGCCGCCGCTGCGCAGAACCGGTTCCACTTTGAAGCTGTCAAACGTGCCGGCCAGTGTCGCCACCGTCTCGCGCGCGTGAACAATAACCATGAGATCGTAGGTTTTATTCACGTCGTGCGTGCGTATGCCAAACGTATCGCCCACCGCCAGTGGGAGTGTCCGTGCGAAAAATCCCGCCGAAAGAACGTCTTGCACGCGCGGTTCCACAAAAATATCCGGCTTCCGTTCGCCGTCGTCCCACCACCTGACCAGACTGTCCGCGAGATCAAACTCGACGTATTTTTCGTCGCGGTACGGACCTTCCTGCAGCCTCTTGCGAAACCGCACCGCGTAAATCGAATCGGCGTCGAACCACGTTTCCACCGTATCGCGAACCTTGAAGATGAGATCATATCCCTTGGCCGAACGAGCCGTGGACCTGGCATGAAAGGTTAGATGTCCGTTGATGGACGTTGTATCGAGGATCTCCAGTCGCGCCTTGCCGGCCGGAATAATACCCAACGCAATGTAATAGTCTATCCGCTCGCCTGCCCACGGCAAGAACAGAGGGCGAGGTGGTGCCGTAGTATCGGGGGGAGGGATGGGCTCGACGATTCGTACACTGTCGGTATTTGGATCCGATGCGTCCGAAGCCGCAACGCGGTCACCGCCTACGGCCAGAAAAAGCCAACCGACTATCCCCAGTGCGGCAGGCAGACTGATCGCGAAGATACGACGCAACGGAAAATTTGTTGCCCGGGAAGTTTTGGTCACGCGGTTCTCCATACTCTTCTGATTTCTTCCTCATGTACGCCGGATTCCCGGACAACAACCGGCTCCCGGCCACGTACGTCCACAACCGTCGAAGATTTGCCGCTGATCAGAATACGCGTCTCGAAAACCAGATCACATGCCTCAAGGATATGGGATTTGATTTCCGAAAACAGCTTTGGGGGCGGCTGACCCGGTGAATTCGCACTCGTGGCCCATAGCGGTGTTTCCAGGCGGCGGAGCAACTCCAGAAGGAAGGGATGATTCGGCACGCGATATCCCAGAGATCGGTCGGCAGTCTGAAACTCCTCGGGAATCGCATTGGATGTTTTCCAAACCAACGTCAAAGGACCCGGCCAATAGGCTTCCGCCAGAGCCACGATCCGCCGGCCGGGTACGTCGCTCGCGCATTGACTCATGCGAACGATGTTATCAATAAGTACGGCCGTCGGTTTGGCTTCTCGTTCCGGTTTCACCCGCCGCAGCTTCTCCATGACCTGCCGGCTGAACGCTTGTCCGCCGATACCGTAAACCGTATCCGTCGGGAACAGCATGAGCGCGCCTTGCCGTGCCGCTTCGAGAGCGATCCGAATCGCCTCCTCGAAATCCATTTCATCGAGTAGAATGTGCTTCATTTACCAGCTTCCCACGATCCTGTTGAGCAGGTCTTGCTGCAGCTTGCCGACCGCTTCTTCTACGGCCAAGTCCCGATTCTCGAGCGAACCCGTGTAGGGATAAACGGCCCATCCATTGAACGTCTGTGACCAGATCGTCTCCTGCGTGCGGTTGTTGAGGAGTTCGACGACGCAGCTCAGGGCGAAGCGATATTCTTCAACGGTTTGATCGGCGCGGGCGGTGTAGGGCAAATCCTCGACACGCGTGATCCGGCCCAGCAGGATGGCGTCCGCCTGATCGGCCGAGGCGATGCGAAGAGTCCCATCCCGTTGAAAGCTGCGGACGAGTTCGTCGGTCACGCGCTCGGCAAGACCGAACTCGGCCGTCTCGTTCTCGAAGACGGGAATCGAAACGCTCTTGATATCCCCTGCCGTCTGACCGCGAAACGTGTAGGTACATCCACAGACCAGCAGCAGGAGGGCAAGGAGAGGACTAGAGAATCTCATATTCTTTCAGCTTTCGATAAAGGGTTCGCTCGCCGATAGCGAGATCGCGGGCGGTTTTGCGACGATTTCCTCCGTTCTCTTCGAGAACGCGCAAGATCTGTTCCCGCTCCATGTCACTCAGCTTTGTGGCATCGCTGACATCGGTTCCCCCTTGCACGCGATGGATCGCCGCCACCAGCAGCGACTTGATGTCGCCGACCTCGCGCCGCAAATCGAGCAGGGTTCGCAACAAGAATTCATTGTCCAGAGTTTCGGCGGGACGACCGATCAACACGGGCAAACGAGTCGGATTGACTCCCGTTTCCACGTGGGAACGAAAATGAGCCGCCGTCAGAACGGAAACTCGCCCTTCGAGCGTGAGAACGCTTTCGACCAGATTGCGCAACTCGCGAACGTTTCCGCTCCAATACTGATCCTTGAGAAGCTGAAAGGCATCGTCGGCGATGCTCGGCGCGGGAATCCGGTTTCGTTCGCAGAAATGTCGAATGAAGTGATCGGTCAGAAGCGGAATGTCTTCGACTCGTTCGCGAAGCGGAGGGACGGTGACGGTGACGGTTTTCAGGCGGTAGTACAGATCGTGACGGAACTCGCCGCGCGATACAGCAACCGCCAAATCCACGTTGGTGGCGGCGACGATGCGCACGTCCACGCGAGTGGGACGGCTCGAACCAACCCGCATCACCTCGCCCTGCTCCAGCACCCGCAACAGTTTGACCTGCACGGTGAATGGCATTTCGCCGATTTCGTCCAGCACAAGCGTACCGCCGCTGGCCTGTTCGAAATAGCCGAGTCGCTGCCGTTCCGCCCCCGTATAGCTGCCTCGCTCATGCCCGAAAATCTCACTTTCGAAAATCCCCTGCGGTATGGCTCCGCAGTTCACGAACAGCAGCGAGTGAGTGCGGCGCGGCGAAAGATCGTGAATGGCTTGCGCGACCAGCTCCTTGCCCGTGCCGCTCTCGCCGACGATGAGCACCGAGATGTCGGTGGGTGCGACCTGTGCGATCAGCGCGCGCAGCGAGCGCATGGCATTGCTCTCGCCCAATAGTGTTTTCGAAATATTCGTAGCCATATTAAACGTTCGAAGCGATGTCCCGTCGAAAGTGCAGACCCGGAACCTTCAGCCGTCCGGCCAGATCGTAGGCGCGCGTTCGTGCTTCGTCAGCGTCGCAACCCAGCCCGATCGCATTCAGCACGCGTCCGCCCGCGCTGAACGGTGCGGCGTTCTCGCGTACCGTTCCGGCGTGAAAAGTAATCTGCGTATCACTATCTTCGACTTCCACAAGCGGGAAATGTTTCTCATAATTTCCCGGATAGCCCTCGGCAGCCAAAACCACGCACACCGCCGTGCGACCGGACGACGAGTCTCCCCGAGACTGCGGATCTAATTGTCCCGTTGCGCACGCCATCATTACGCTTGCCAGATTGCCTTCCCAAATCGGAAGAATCGCCTGCGTCTCGGGATCGCCGAAACGACAATTGAACTCGATGACTTGCGGTCCATCGTCGGTCAGCATCAAACCCGCATAGAGCACTCCGCGATAGGGTGTTTCGCGCTCTTGCAGAGTCTTCAGCAGCGGCGTGACGATCGTGCGCGAGATATCAACTTGCAGCTCGGGAGTAAGATGCTGCGCCGGACAATACGAGCCCATCCCACCCGTGTTGGGTCCGCGGTCGCCGTCTTCGGCCCGCTTGTAATCCTGGGCCGGTGGAATCGGCGCATGATTTGTGCCATCGCACCAGAATAGACATGAGACCTCGCGTCCCTCCAGTCGCCGTTCAAGCACAATGTTCCGGCCCGCGTCTCCCAGCTTCTTGTCCACTAACAGAGCATGCGCGTGAGCGAGAACCTCCTGACGAGATGAGCATACAAACGCTCCCTTGCCCGCCGCCAAACCATCCGCCTTGACCACCCAGCGCTCGGGATTCGGTCTGCTCTCGACGTGCTTCAGAAGCTCATCGAAACGATCGAACACGGCATATTCGGCGGTGGCAATTCCGCAGTCACTCATGAACCGCTTGGCGAAAACCTTGGAGGATTCGATGCGGGCCGCGGCGGAGGTCGGACCAAAGCAGGGGATACCCTCTTCGGCGAGCGCGTCTCCCAGTCCGGCCGCGAGGGGAACCTCGGGACCGACCACCACCAAGTCCGGTGAAACCGTGCGAATGGCGTTCATCAATTCCGGCACACTCGCGGCACCGGTTTGCACCGAGGTCGCAATGCGATGAGTGCCGCCGTTGCCGGGCAATGCGAATAATGAGTGCGGATCGGAGTCGCGCTGCAGCCGCCACAGAATGGCGTGTTCTCGTCCGCCGGAACCGATGACCGCGATTCTCATTCTACCGGTCCAATGCGCAAGTTACCCGAAATGGATACATACTCAATAAAAGGAACGCCAAAAGAGGAATTCACCACTGTCGTACAACGGGCTCTCGCCGGCCTGCCAGAGACCGCTGATCGTGTCGGGCGCGAAATAGCTGCCCGCGAAACTTGCCGGTATGCGCTCGGAAAACACCCACGCCTCGCCGGAGAACTGGAATGACGCTTCCGCCGACGCGCCCGAAGATATCTGAATATTCAGAGTGTAGGACGGGCTAAGATCAATCGTGCCCCAGAACAATTGACCCTGTTGATTCATGTTCATCACGGCGGAAACGGGCTGGCTGACGTAGGTGCTGCTCATGATGCCTGACCACAAACCGCTCAAGTTGAATCCCGACGATTTCCGATTCACTTGAAAAGACGCCACCCCGGTCGGCTCGATGAAAGATAGATCGAGACTCGTATGCTCGATCAGGCCCCAGGCTCGATACACTACGCTGTCGCGGGAATAGCGAAAAAAAACCGTATCTCCTTCGGCGTTTACGTACACATCGTCGAAAGAAAGAACGGCTGAGCGATACCGGATCGTCCCCCCGTAGGCATCCAGCGAGTCCGGTCCCGAAAACTCCATCAGGATGTTCGTTTGACTTCCGCCCAAGTTGCCGATCCCCACGTAGGTTCCGGCCAGCGTTGCCTGTTGTTCCGCCGGCGAATCCGTGGGAGATGATTTGCATCCCGTCAGCAGAACGGCGAATCCGAAACCGATCATGCAGAAAATCCGGCGCATTTGCACACCAATCGGGT contains:
- the purD gene encoding phosphoribosylamine--glycine ligase codes for the protein MRIAVIGSGGREHAILWRLQRDSDPHSLFALPGNGGTHRIATSVQTGAASVPELMNAIRTVSPDLVVVGPEVPLAAGLGDALAEEGIPCFGPTSAAARIESSKVFAKRFMSDCGIATAEYAVFDRFDELLKHVESRPNPERWVVKADGLAAGKGAFVCSSRQEVLAHAHALLVDKKLGDAGRNIVLERRLEGREVSCLFWCDGTNHAPIPPAQDYKRAEDGDRGPNTGGMGSYCPAQHLTPELQVDISRTIVTPLLKTLQERETPYRGVLYAGLMLTDDGPQVIEFNCRFGDPETQAILPIWEGNLASVMMACATGQLDPQSRGDSSSGRTAVCVVLAAEGYPGNYEKHFPLVEVEDSDTQITFHAGTVRENAAPFSAGGRVLNAIGLGCDADEARTRAYDLAGRLKVPGLHFRRDIASNV
- a CDS encoding DUF3108 domain-containing protein translates to MTKTSRATNFPLRRIFAISLPAALGIVGWLFLAVGGDRVAASDASDPNTDSVRIVEPIPPPDTTAPPRPLFLPWAGERIDYYIALGIIPAGKARLEILDTTSINGHLTFHARSTARSAKGYDLIFKVRDTVETWFDADSIYAVRFRKRLQEGPYRDEKYVEFDLADSLVRWWDDGERKPDIFVEPRVQDVLSAGFFARTLPLAVGDTFGIRTHDVNKTYDLMVIVHARETVATLAGTFDSFKVEPVLRSGGLFKKEKGARVFVWVTADDRHLLVKMESRVSFGIITAEMESYQPPRAFQ
- a CDS encoding sigma-54 dependent transcriptional regulator, encoding MATNISKTLLGESNAMRSLRALIAQVAPTDISVLIVGESGTGKELVAQAIHDLSPRRTHSLLFVNCGAIPQGIFESEIFGHERGSYTGAERQRLGYFEQASGGTLVLDEIGEMPFTVQVKLLRVLEQGEVMRVGSSRPTRVDVRIVAATNVDLAVAVSRGEFRHDLYYRLKTVTVTVPPLRERVEDIPLLTDHFIRHFCERNRIPAPSIADDAFQLLKDQYWSGNVRELRNLVESVLTLEGRVSVLTAAHFRSHVETGVNPTRLPVLIGRPAETLDNEFLLRTLLDLRREVGDIKSLLVAAIHRVQGGTDVSDATKLSDMEREQILRVLEENGGNRRKTARDLAIGERTLYRKLKEYEIL
- a CDS encoding threonylcarbamoyl-AMP synthase; translated protein: MKHILLDEMDFEEAIRIALEAARQGALMLFPTDTVYGIGGQAFSRQVMEKLRRVKPEREAKPTAVLIDNIVRMSQCASDVPGRRIVALAEAYWPGPLTLVWKTSNAIPEEFQTADRSLGYRVPNHPFLLELLRRLETPLWATSANSPGQPPPKLFSEIKSHILEACDLVFETRILISGKSSTVVDVRGREPVVVRESGVHEEEIRRVWRTA